From the Tachysurus fulvidraco isolate hzauxx_2018 chromosome 21, HZAU_PFXX_2.0, whole genome shotgun sequence genome, the window GAGGTGAATCTAAAATAAACACCCCTCCCTATTACCCCCTATCTTACTGTACTTCCCCCGAATCTGCCTCAAGCTGTTAGCACACCGAGCATTCCGGGCAATAAAATCAACTTAATGCAgttatatatgtacataaaagCCCTCAGGTACGGATACAGATGTAAGTTATAAGACGTAGATCAAAGGAAAGAAATGATCATTTACAGGTTTACAGAAACATAAATATGATTCAAACAAGACCACAATTTCCACAAAGGATCTTTAAAGCAAGATATTTCTTTATGCATAAAATCAGTCCCTGAGAGTAACTTCAGTTTTTCTTCTGATCTCTGTTATAAGCAAAAGGACTGAgggggaagagaaaaaaaaccttgaaaaataaaatgatctgatGAAATTTAATCCTATACAGTATTGGAATTCTACTAGCATAATTCTCTAATAACTACCgctattttctatttctttagCTTAAATCTGACCTGAAACTTTAGAAGCATCTTATTTAGGAATATTTACACCACCGAGACCTGTTGAAAGTGAGAATATGTGTTTATGAACGCTAGAATGTTCACTACTCAGTGCGGACGTGGCTCGTTCTGACGGTTGCTGGTATTTTGGACAGGAAATGCCGTGATGCTAATGTTATGTTGTGCCACAGATTCAGTCTTCTTCCGCCGTCACCTTCTTGTCTGGTGTATGAAGTGAAAAACCGATGTACTCTGTGTTCTTTAGTGATTGTAGTGCTTTTCCTTTACGGTTCTTTGGCTCGAGAAGTCGTCAAGGCCGCTGCGGTAAGGCACTCTCTTCACTTAGCTGCCGAAGAAGTCTTTTCACACCTGTACAATGTTACCAGGCCTGCAAAGGGCACTGAAGGAAAGAAGAGTGTATTAGTACAGTACAAGTACAGGGAATGAGCTACTTTAAATATAGACACAAAGTTTTTAACTAGAGCAAAGCTCTGGATTAGATCAAAATACCAGAAAGTGCAACACATAGTAGGATATTTAATATGTTACTCAGAAATAAGAGCTGAAATGTACTGGATCATGTTTTGGTCTTTTGTTTAAGTGACTATTTTACATAAAAACCTATTTactttaattagattttatatGATTACAACATAATgataatattatttatgttaagttatgttttgttatgttatgtgttgtgtaatgttacACTATGTTACATTAGGTTCTGTTACATGACATTATGATACATGACATGATATTGTTACTCTATGTCACATTATGTTACATTTGGTTTTGTTATGACATTATGTTACATTACATAACATTATGTTACACTATGTTACATTAGGTTTTGTTACATGACTTTATGATACATGACATGATATTGTTACTCTGTGTCACATtatgttacactgttacatttgggtttttttacgacattatgttacattatgttacGTTACATGACATTATGTTACActatgttacattatgttacaTGACATGATATTATGTTACACTATGTTACATTAGGTTTTGTTACATGACATTATGATACATGACACGATATTGTTACACTATGtcattatgttatgttacatgACATtatgttacactgttacattacgTTACGTTACATAACATTATGTTACActatgttacattatgttatgttacatgACATTGTTACACTATGTTACATTAGGTTTTGTTACATGACATTATGATACATGACATTATATCGTTACACTATGTCATTATGTTACGTTACATGACATtatgttacactgttacattacgTTACTTTACATAACATTATGTTACActatgttacattatgttacGTTACATGACATTATGTTACACTATGTTACATTCGGTTTTGTTACATGAAATTATGTTACATGACATGACATTATGTTACActatgttacattatgttacGTTACATGACATTATGTTACACTATGTTACATTCGGTTTTGTTACATGACATTATTTTACATGACATGACATTATGTTACACTATGTCACATTAGGTTTTGTTACAACATTATGTTAGTTACATGACATTATGTTACActatgttacattatgttacaTTACATGACATTATGTTACActatgttacattatgttacattacatgacattatgttacattatgttacattatgttacGTTAAATGACATTATGTTACACTATTTTACATTGTTACGTTACACTATGTTACATTTGGTTTTATGACATTATGTTACATGACATGACGCTTTGATACAtcattttatgttatgttatgctatgttacattataatatattatgtaacgctatgttgtgttatattttactttatagtACATTATGTtgttacactacattacattatatattatgtaacaGCACGTTACGCTACGTTGTGCTATATTTTACTATACATTATATTCCGTTTTGTTATGTTACATTACATAATGTTACATTCCTTTATGTTATGTTAAGCCACATTACATTATACTATATGTTACATAATGTTGCTCTCTGTTACATTGTGATATATTATGTTGCATTACATTACGATATGTTACGTTACGTTCGGTTACGTTACTCCACCTTCGATTCCAATCCACCAGCTAGCTTTCATCCATGAATGGCGAATTGCATTACTGTGCTTGACAGAGTATGTGTAAATATGAAGACTTACCTGCTTGCTGGAACCCAGATGAGAGATCGCACCGGGGTCCATGGAGGAGAATCGAGACGGGTGAGAGTACTGAGGAGGCTCCTGCTTGGGCGAGTACACTTGAAAAGGCAACAAAATCCGATTCGTTATCATCGTTAACTCCGAATTTAACAAGAATGAATAAACCGTGTTacattattagttattagttgTTAAACGTGCAGTAGCTACGTAAAGACGTGTCGtgtactcactgtgtgtgtaagcctGCTGAGATGGGTGTGCATTGCTAAGAGGTGTGAGGCTGGGGCTGTGTGAAAACTGCATGGGTTGTAACGCCGTCAGTCCCGACACGCTGTTAATGATGGGCATGTTCTGAGACGGAGGAGCGCTCAggcctgaggggaaaaaaatgatgcTGTTACAGGATGCATGACACTTCAaatgtctattttatttatttttgttagttttttagggttttttttttttgagacagGATTGACATGTGGCATTTCCATATTGCATATCCACACATATACCTTTATAGATCCTGATATTTTTTATGGAAGAAGGTTCTAGAAATCTACCTATTGTACCTTGTTGTACTAGCCGAGATGTTATCTTGGGTGTGACACAAAAAAATGACTTATTTTGCATAGACACTTTGATGTGGTATTAATCTATACGGAAAAAAGAACCTGAATACTATTCACACCACGAATAATATTATTAGTACTGTCTATTAACAGCTTAAGAGTTTGGTGGGGAATAAATGTGGGTGAAATGGTGCAGAACCGACTCTGTGCAGCGAGGGTCATGATGAGACTCTGAGCCTGCTGGTGATGGTGAGATGACTGAGACAGACTGTGGATGTTAGTCAGAGTGCTCACAGGGGGTAAGACTCCACCCGAGACTGAaatctggacacacacacatatacacacacacacacacaatgtgaatACAGACATCGAGAATAATGCTTGGGTTCTTATTTGTCTTTCAGAATAAACACTGTGGATATCTTCACACAATGAGATTCTGTGTAAATTTAAAGAAAGCACATGAGGTGAGGAAACGCAGTGACTCATGTTTATCAGAGGGCTCGTCCACCAGCCATAAAGTTGAGTAATGATATTATAGCACTATGAGATCTGCCCACTCACGCAATTCTCTGGAGACCAGTCcatgctacagtacatgaaaCTGACACGCCGTATCGTCTCCGAAAGAACTTTCACTTCTTCTTCGCTTatagaaatgaacaaattatATGCAAATGGTTCAGGGTTCTATATAAAACCTTGGtgttctcaaaaaaaaaaaaaaaaaacctttatgaTAAAAGGTTCTAAAGTGACAACAAAGAGCTCCTGTGGACAAACTTTGCATTGTGGAGGGTTCTTTTAATTGAACCATTAATTCTATTGTATATGGTTCaattgtatataaaaattttaGGGGTTCTAACTAGAAAATAGCGCCCGTTAGAACCCTTTAAGCATAAAGATTGAAACTTTTCTTCTAAGAATGTGTAGAAACAACTGGCCTACAGGTAAAAAGACTCCaagttatatataaacacattaccACATGGCTCGCAGAACATGGCAATGCACAAACGTCATGATTACGTAGCACGGAGTTAAAAGCGGGCGTGGTTAAACGCCGGCGTAGAAAGTGTCAGACGTACAGAGCATTCAAGTGAATGTTTGATATACTGATATGCCTTGTTTTTATGCTTGGGACCAAAGTGATTTGTGatgtcacaattttttttttacagatttaatcCAGTCACAAGCGATATTATTAAGCTAGCTAGCTCCTAAGGCCAAAAGAACCGACGTGCGAAACACGTGATCTAGTCAAATCTCACTTGATTAACGCAAGTGATGAAATAAATCTTGTATATATTTAGACAGGATCGGCTtcgtgagcaaaaaaaaaaaaatagtagaataattaaaaatcgGAGTTACTgtcgattattttcctataatagtAACATATTacggctttttttttcattgacaCGTTTCGTTCGAACAAGACGTTGTAGTTTCAGAGGAGTTTGGGTAACGTAATTTTGTAACACCTGAAGGTGCCGAAGGTAACTGACAGAATTCTGAGGAGATTCTTGTGGCCAGGTAAACAATACACACGAGTGTGCAGAAACTCTGAGGCTTGCTCTGTTTTAGCCTTCATGTTATGAAATCCAGTCATCTTGACTCACCATCTTGGCTTCAGGGGACAACAGGCTGTGACAGGGGTCCAAGACAGGTGGAGACACCTGCTGTAACACCGACtggctgttgccatggtgaccgATGCTCGTCGACGAAGTGACGTCGCCGGATCCCTGTTGGCTGTATCGGAGTTCTGTACGGACGGATCGGATGGAACAATAAAATTTCATTCATACTTGAAACGGTGTGTTTTGgctgcacagacacactccacaTATCTGACCTCTTGTTTGTTACATACCATACTATCAGCTCGTCCCAAATAAACACACCGACGCGTCAGTTGTGACCTTTTTCTTCAGCTAGCTTTCAGtttctctctgttctttcttagaaactctctctctagctgtacatttctggggtttttttctaATCAGTTGCCTACACGAACACACAACCTAAGATCATGGGCTGCTGCAGAATACACAATATATGTAAACTCACAGTTCTGTGACTCACACACTTCTGACGTAACACACGATCCGACTGCAAACACGGAACCAAATTCGTCATGTTTCACAGCAGCAGAGATGCACGAGGTGTAATTAATTAACACTTTGTGAACGAGTTGAAAAGTTCTTAAAACCGTTTCTTAAAGTGAgtgatttatgtgtgtgtgtgttgactcgTATCTGCCAAGCCCTGATTCCAGAGTTAACCGAAGTCTGACCCCAAGCATGAGGCAAGACTTTTATGTGTTCCGCTGTTAAAGGTGTCTAAAGGTGTGGCTTTGTGTGTTAACAAAGAGAGGAATTTTTCACGAAAACACATAGACACTCAGCCTTCATTGTACTCGCTGCCTCGTTTGCCTTCCTCTTTTTCCTCACATTTCTTATTCTGACCTGCATTAGCTAACAACTTGAGAATGATTTTCACCCTTTGGTAAAAGGTGTTAATTAATGTTGTAAATATAGTAATGTTCCAGTTCTCGGGTTCCCtccgaaataaataaataaagacagaagaGTGAGGTAGAGGCATGTAGTGGAAGTGAGTCTTACTCATATCTGGGCTGCTGTGATGGTGCTGGCTGTGTGCGTGAGGCAGTAAGGAGTTCAAGCTGTGAACAGGGTACGTGTCCATCGCCAGCTTCTGTCGGAAGGCCTCTTCTTTGCGCCGGTTAGCAAACCAGTTATAGACGCGGACTTCCGTGACTAGGTTCGAGCCCAGACCATGAGCTTTAGATGGTGACACGCCCCTCTGTACACACTCGGccctgaggaagaaaaaaaaacacttcaaccTTTCATCATTACCTTTCTAACGTTTGgtagtttttattaattttacttCTCCTGTCCTGTTTACTCCATCCtgtcacatgacatgacatggcTAGCATCCTCAGAGGAAAGCGCTGACTAACTTCTTCTTCATACGTGACCTCAGAGTCACCTGTATAATTCCATAGATTTATTTGACAATGAATAGAAGTCTACCTGTTGCATTCCTCCACCAGagcttctctctcctctttgcTGGGGTTCTTCTGTCTCTCATAGGCCTTGTACAAGATCTCCTGAGACGCCGGTCCCCATTTAAAACGGTTCCGTCTCATTCTTTTTGAACCCTGGGCACCTTCGTCGGTGAGCGTCCCTGACGCAGAGCTTGTGTTCTGCCCACTCTGGTGGAATTCTGGGAAAAAATACAGGACCTGATCCTGAGTGCCCGAGTCACCGGAGGCCTGAACACGATCAAACTCTGTGGAAATCAATCACAAGGTCAACCAAGAAGACGTTTTAGTATTGTTACGTTATTATACCTTATACAGACGTTATTAATATGGGAACGACTACTAATAGAGAAAAGGTTTTGGTGGACAGAATGTGCTCCATTGTTttaaagcataataataataataataataataataataataataataataataataataataataataataataataataatagctgacTTACGCCGGTCAATCTCTCGCTGTTTCTGGACATACCAGGCGTAGAGCGAGGCTCGTTTGGTTGTTTTCATCGGTGTTCCTTTGTTCAGGTGCTGCGAGAGGTGAGACTGATTCAATCCTGTTACATCCACCACCTCGCGCTGCGGAATGTTGTGCTGCTGCATGTAGCTTTTAATAGTTCGAGCAGCGCGCCATGGATCCTCCCTATCATCCAAAACAGAGCAACCCATATCAGTGACAAGAGAAATACTACTACAACAATTATTGTAGTACTACCGTTAACATTaagatggaagaagaagaagaagaagaagaagaagaagaagaagaagaagaagaagaagaagaagaagaagaaaatgatgatgatgatgatgatgatgatgatgaaaatccCATTGATGACTCTTCATCTTCTTTTACTTCTTATTAGCTTACAGCATACACTAAACAGTTTATTATTAGTGTGTCATAATTTATCATCtataataatctataatctattcctttttcttttattttaaaataatctaaacGTATCCGGACGCTTAATCCGACGTATTAGTACTTATTACTACAGActggtatttttattattcttatattattatatttatttgtgttactGTTAATAATGTTGATTTACTAGACTATAACATGAGATTATGTAAAATGATATTTCTGATGATTTCAGATTGCACACCGAATTATTCTGTCAGtgcaaataatatttattaatctatacGACTTATTGTTGATATgtaatgaatatatttaattaaatatataataataataataataataataataataataataataataataataataataataataataataataataataacaacaacaaaccttTTTGCAATGGTAAGATTTAAATTcagaaagatttatttattttcagaaaatgtAGGAAAACTAGAGGAATTTAAATCCAATCATTgcaaaaagtttgtttttattattatacattttagaaaatatatttattaaatattgcacatttttattctattttttatattgctaatatttcttaatatatttattacacgTTGCTAATTAtagggaatatatatatatatatacacattcaatatgtgtgtgtgtgtgtgtatgtgtatgtgtgtgtgtgagcgtgtgggtgtgtgtgttaatgtgtgtgtgtataatgataataataataatggaatcTGTATTCCAGGGGATCAGTACAGACACTTCACTTCAATCCTCAGACGTTATTTGTTTTAGGAAAAAAGTCCCTTGGAAGTGTGTGGATTGACATCTATAGCTTTAGACAATGAATAACTAGACGTATTTTCTCTCCAATCAGGAGCCTGTTTGTCCTTCTGTTTATGATTTATagaaattaatgaatataaacaaCTGCACGTGGTGACGCTCGAGTGGAGGTGTGAATAGAGACTGTGATCCTGtgagaacagaaataaaaaaagagcgGAGACGGTCTTTAATTTCACACAGACAGGATCAGGATCTGTGTTCAGATATGAACCTCACAGGATGAAGAAAGGGGAGAGTAATGGAGCTGTTCTTTCGTTCTCTCGCTCTTCTTAAGTaaatgattgatttattttgggTCGTTGTGCTTTTAAGTACTAACCTGGTTATATTTTAAGAAATAGATCCAACTGCAGgtgcaaagaaaaataataaatacggGAGTGTCCGGGAATTGCTCGGAATTCCGGGAACAAATGGGATATCATCAAAAATTATGTCAACAAAATTTTATGAGATATCATGGAGATCCTGATatgtctttttattatattatttaaaaaaaaaaaaaacatattaattgGCTTTGTAGCAGCTGATGTGATGTCAACATTGTGTACctaatttgtaaataataatttactaatAATTTGAattgtaaaattatatatacgtgtactacatatacacatgtaaactatatatatatatatttttattttatatatatatatatatatatataaaataaaaatatatatatatttgaaatttGTCTATTAAAATATCAGTAATTGAGCtttattaataacaaattaatttattattttaactattttCCCCCCCTAAAATAAATTCCTAAAGTTTAATCTGTATGACTGTTAAAATAATTCTGTACTTCGACAGTAAAATACGCAGTGCGGCTCTTACTGAGGTAAGATACACACCCACGCCGTAAgacttaaataaagtttttcaaccaatttttttcaatattataAGTAAGAACCAAACacggtacagtatgtgtcaaaTTAAAGATATAAGTGGTGTTCATTTAACACTGCAAGAGTCAATCAGTTAAACACAAGCTTTAATTCAACACTATTATGAAGCATAATAATGagttttttaagttaaaaaaattcCTCTATTCCTTTACTGTGCTACTATGACTTGAATTTATGACCCATACACGGTTATCAAAGTCTGGACCATGATACTATACTTTATGGTTTATGACATGGTTTATGTTTATAATGTCAAGTGTGATAGGCCTGTGATACTAATGAAAGTAACTAGCAGGTTAGAAACATTCAAATAGACAGGTGGCTTGATTACCAGAGTTTTTTGGTTACAAGGGAAATTTACAgataaaaaaggtttttgatTTGAAGACACGATGAAGTTCTAAAGAATTGAGTTCTCCTGGTGttcatatgtgtgtttttttaagtatacATAGGTAGCACTTTTTAGTCTTTAGTAATAGCTACAATTCTGTATTAATATGGATGagtgatttatatattataactttatttatacatatttaggCTATTAGTGCTGCCGTGCTCGAGAGCTTATTGTAAGTGTATTGTACAAGTCTACTATCACACACATATTACTtcaataataaatcagttcTATCTAACAGAAGTGTAGTTATGCAGCAATAAAGCGAACGCGTAAATGGTAAATTACGCAAATAACAAGAGCTTAATAAACGCCtaggtgtgtgttttaagttGTAGAGAAGTGGTAGAGAAGTCTTTGGTCTTTGTggtgtatttagtgtgtgtgtagcacagAGCTGATGTGAgcagagtgtgtatgtggtgaaGTGAGTGCGCGCTCACGCCAGCATGCGCTCCACCATGGCGCGCTGTTCGTTCGCCTCCTCGGTGTTCAGCGCCTGCAGCTCTCTTAGGATGGGCGGCGTATCGA encodes:
- the hnf1bb gene encoding hepatocyte nuclear factor 1-beta-B, whose amino-acid sequence is MFADMVSQLTSLQQELLSALLDSGLTKDELVQALHDLEPRPPHFAIKTEKPLSPASVNGASDTDSKPVYMTLQARGSKVSGDEGSESGEDFDTPPILRELQALNTEEANEQRAMVERMLAEDPWRAARTIKSYMQQHNIPQREVVDVTGLNQSHLSQHLNKGTPMKTTKRASLYAWYVQKQREIDRQFDRVQASGDSGTQDQVLYFFPEFHQSGQNTSSASGTLTDEGAQGSKRMRRNRFKWGPASQEILYKAYERQKNPSKEEREALVEECNRAECVQRGVSPSKAHGLGSNLVTEVRVYNWFANRRKEEAFRQKLAMDTYPVHSLNSLLPHAHSQHHHSSPDMKLRYSQQGSGDVTSSTSIGHHGNSQSVLQQVSPPVLDPCHSLLSPEAKMISVSGGVLPPVSTLTNIHSLSQSSHHHQQAQSLIMTLAAQSLSAPPSQNMPIINSVSGLTALQPMQFSHSPSLTPLSNAHPSQQAYTHMYSPKQEPPQYSHPSRFSSMDPGAISHLGSSKQCPLQAW